Within Deinococcus sp. YIM 134068, the genomic segment AGTTCCGCAACGACAAGACGGGCGTCGTCCACGCGCCTATCGGCAAGGCGAGCTTCGACCCGGCCAACCTCAGCGCGAACTACCAGGCCCTCCTGGGTGCGCTGGAGGCCGCCAAGCCCGGTGCCGCCAAAGGTGTCTACCTTCGCAGCGCCCACCTGACGAGCACGATGGGACCGAGCATTCCCTTGACGCTCGGCTCGCAGGCCTGACCTCTCGGGGAGAGGCCCGGTGCTTCTCCCCCTCCCAACCTCAGCACCCCGGTGCGCTCCGCACCTTCCTCAATTTGGCACCGTAGACAGCGGGGACCCCAGCCAGGTTTAAATATCCCGCCGAGTTGTCAGGGCGTGACGAGCGCACCTGAACTTGTTCACCACACAGGAGGGACTCAAGCGTGGCGAACGAAAAGAACGTGCAGAATCTGGGCAGCCTGCGCGAGAGCCTGACGGGCATCGAGACGTTTTACGTCGTCGATTACCAGGGCCTCTCCGCCGGGCAGCTCACGCGGCTGCGCCAGGACATCCGGGCCAAAGGCGGCCAGATGATCGTGGCGAAGAATACCCTCATCAACATCGCCCTCCAGGCGGGCGGGCGCGACCTGAGCGAGGCCCTCAAGGGTCCCAGCGCGCTCGTGCTGGCGCAGGACGATCCGGCGGGCGTCGCCAAGACGCTCAGTGACGCCTCTAAGGCGAACGACCGGGGCATCCCGACCATGAAGGGCGGCTTCGTCGAGGGCCGTGCCGTGGACGTGCGAGTGATCGAGCGTCTGGCGAGCCTCGGCAGCAAGCAGAGCCTGCAAGGTGAGTTCGTGGGCGTGCTCAGCGCGCACCTCAGCAACTTCGTCGGGATTCTGGAAGCCTATCAGGCCAAGCTCGGCGGCGGTGCTGCCGAGGCTCAGGCCTAAGCCCTTCCCTCACCGCTCACCAAACTTCAGTTCAGGAGGACACTCAACATGGCTTACGACAAGCAGGCTCTGATCGACCAGCTCAGCACCCTCACCATCATGGAACTCGCCGACCTCATCGACGGTCTCAAGGAGACCTGGGGCGTGACCGCCGCCGTGGCGATGGGCGGGGGCGCGGGTGGCGCGGCCACCACTGCTCCCGAAGAGGAGAAGACCGAGTTCGACGTGGTGCTCGTGGACGCGGGCGCGAGCAAGATCAACGTCATCAAGGAACTGCGCGCCATCACGGGCCTAGGACTCAAGGAAGCGAAGGACCTCAGCGAGAAGGGCGGCGCGATCAAGGAAGGCGTCAGCAAGGAAGACGCCGAGAAGTTCCGCGCGCAGCTCGAGGGCGCGGGCGCGAAGGTCGAAGTCCGCTAATCCCTTTCCCCACCGGGAGTGCAGCCCCCAGCCGCGAGGTTGGGGGTTTTCCTGTGGGTTCTTTCGACATAGCCCACGCTTTGTGAGCTGTGTCATGATCATGGTGAGTGGAACGCGCCATACTCACCTCGTTATTTTCCCAGCAAGTCCCATGTGAGGCGCGATTCGGTGAAAACCAACGCGCCTCTTTTGGCTGGGAATGACGAGGAGTGAGTATGGCAGTAGGTAGAGTGAAGTGGTTCAACGCGGAAAAAGGCTACGGATTCATCGAGACTGAGGGCAGCGACGACGTGTTCGCGCACTTCAGCGCCATTCAGGCACAGGGCTTCAAGAAGCTCAACGAGGGCGATGAGGTCGAGTTCGAGATCGAACCCGGCCAGCGCGGCAAGGGTCCCCAGGCCAAGAACATCGTCGTGACCAAAGCGGCCCCGGCGAGCGCGACCAGCGGCACCGGTGGCGGCTACAACAGCCGTCCCCCCCGCCGCGACGACCGCTGGTAATTCAGCGAGCGTTGCAGGTGCAGCCCCCAGCCGCGAGGTTGGGGGTTTTGCTATGTGGGCCGGTAGAGGACGTGGAATGTGTCCAGCAGCTTAAAGACGGCATCCCCCATGCTGACCTCATCGTGAGGCATAGGCGGGCGGTTGCTGGGAGCAGTCCACGCTTCGCCCGCTTGACTTGCCAGAAGGTAAAGGCCATTCCACTCCCCTTCGGGCAATCTGCGGAGAGCTTGTTCATCCAGCGTGCGGTATGACTGCGCCGCCTCACGTATTAGCTCACTTGTAGGGCGGCCAAAGTGCAGCTCCGCAAAATCGTCGTTGTACCAGCCGATGCGGAAAGCCTGAGCGAAGGGCGAGAGGACGACCTCACCTACCTCGTCGTACTTGAACTCAAGGGCCTCAAGGAGCGCCTGTTCGTCTGATGACCTGACGACCCAGAGCGTGATCACCTCCGGCTCGTACAAATTCACTTCAGCTCCCGCCGCAGCCCCGCCGCCATCTGGAACCACTCGCGCTCCTGACGGCGGTAGAGGTTGGTCGCGCGCTGCTCTGTCCGGGCCAGTTGGTCGAGAAGTTGCCGGGCCTCGTCGCGTCTCCCCTGCCCCAACAGGAAGGCGGCGTAGCGGGCGCGGGGTTCCTCGGTGGTGGCGGCGGTCATGGCGTCGCGGTAGGTGGCGTCGGCCTCGGCGGTCTTACGCTGGGCCTCCTGCGCCTGGGCGAGCAGGGTCAGGCTACGGGTGCGGGTGGCCGCGCTCGTCTTCAGGTCCACCCGGCCCAGCAGCTCCTCGGCGGCGGCGGCATTCCCCCGCGCCAGCTCAAGCTCGGCGCTCGTGAGCAGTACCACCGGGTCGTCGGCGTAGATGCCGTTCAGGAGAGGTTGCAGCGTCGCCTGCGCCTCGTCGGGACGGCCCGCGCGGGCTTGCAGGGCGGCGAGGTCGGTACGGTTGGCGAGGGTGTCGCTCTCCGAGAGCCGTTCCTGCGCCTCGCGGATGCGGAGATCGAGGGGCTTGATGGCCTCCACCCCGCGCGCGACCGCCTGTCCGGCGACCCGTCCCCGGCCCCGCAGCCAGGGCACGAAGACCAGAATGGTGTAGAGCGCAGCACCGATCATGCCGAAGAGGCTGCCGAACAGCGCCCCGAAGGCCAGGAGAAACATCCAGAACACCTGCTGCCGGGTCATGATGGCATGCACCAAGCCGATGACCGCCAGACCGCGAAGCACGTTGAAGATCAGGGGGAGGTACGGTTGCAGGGCGTCCACCCCTCCATCCTAGACCAGGCCCTCAACTGCTTTTGCCCCGCCCCCCGCCGGGCTTGACGGGTGCGGGCACAAGCTCCTATACTCACCTGTGGCCGGCCATGATGGGTCAGGCAGGAGATTTTGAAGACGACGCAGCTCCACAACTAAACCCTGATTTCCGGGACGCAGCCGCTCAGAGCTGCCGTCTCGCCTGCGCCTTTTTCCCTGCCCCGAGGGGCGCAGCCGCACGTCCAGGGTGCGCGAGGTGTGAATGAGCCTAAGTAGCCAGAGGCCGCGCATAGAGCGTTTCGGCGAGATCGCCGAAGTGATTCCGCTGCCGAACCTGACCGAGGTGCAGGTGAACTCCTTCCGGGCGTTCCTGCAAGCCGACCGGGCACCCGACGCCCGTGACAACGCCGGACTCCAGAGCGCCTTCCGCGAGGTCTTCCCCATCGACGAGACCGAGAAGGGCCGCTCGACGGGTCTCGTACTCGACTTTCTGGAGTACCGCCTCGGCGAGCCGCCCTACACGCCCGAGGAGTGCCGCGAGAAGGACCTGACGTACCAGGCCCCGATGTACGCCAAGCTGCAACTGATCCACAAGGACAGCGGCCTGATCAAGGAAGATCAGGTGTTCCTGGGCGACCTGCCGCTGATGACCGAGGACGGTTCCTTCGTCATCAACGGGGCCGACCGTGTGGTGATCTCGCAGATTCATCGCTCGCCGGGAGTGTACTTCACCTCCTCTTACAAGGGCATCAAAAAGCTCTACACCGCCGCGATCATCCCCATGCCCAAGCGCGGGCCGTGGATCGAGCTGGAGATGAACGCGGGCGTGCTGGAGATGAAGGTCAACAAGCGCAAGTTCCCGGTGGCGATGCTGCTGCGGGTGCTGGGCTACGACGATGCTCAGCTCAAGGCGCTGTTCACCGAGTTCGAGCCGGACGCCGAGCTGCCCGAGGACAAGAGCGCGGGCATGAGCGCCGACGAGGCGTTGCTGCGTCTGTTCACCGTGCTGCGCCCCGGCGACCCGCCCAAGCGCGACAAGGCGATCCAGTACCTCTACGGGCTGCTCGCCGACCCCAAGCGGTACGACCTCGGCGAGCCGGGCCGCTTCAAGATGAACACCAAACTGGGCGTCAGCCGCGAGGAACGCACCCTGCTCACCTTCACCGACGGCAAGTTCAGCGACGCGGGGCTGGTGGACACCATTCGCTATCTGATGGCGCTGCAACGCGGGTTGGAGACGGTGGGCCTCGGCGCGGACGCGGACGGCGTGGTGAACGAGGTCCCCGTCACCGAGGACGACATCGACCATCTCGGCAACCGCCGCGTTCGCACGGTGGGCGAGTTGCTGGCCGACCAGCTCCGGGTGGGCATGGGCCGCATGGCGCGCGGTGTGCGCGAGCGGATGCTGCTCGGCAACCCCGACGCGGCCACGCCGACGAAGCTCGTGAACAACCGCCCCATCGTGGCGGCGATGCGCGAGTTCTTCGGTCGCTCCCAGCTCTCGCAGTTCAAGGACCAGACGAACCCGCTGTCCGACCTGCGCCACAAGCGGCGTATCTCGGCGCTGGGGCCGGGCGGGCTGACCCGCGAGCGGGCGGGCTTCGACGTGCGCGACGTTCACCGCACGCACTACGGGCGCATCTGCCCCATCGAGACGCCCGAGGGCGCGAACATCGGCCTGATCTCCTCGCTGTCGAGCTATGCGAAGGTGAACGCGCTGGGCTTCATTGAGGCCCCGTACCGCCGGGTCGAGGGCAGCAAGGTCACGGACGACGTGATCTACATGACCGCCGACATCGAGGACCGCTACACCATCGCGCAGGCGAACTCGCCGCTGAACGCCGACGGCACCTTCGCCGACGAGCGCGTGCTGGCCCGCCGCAAGGGTGATCCGTTGCTGTACACGCCCATTGAGGTGGACTTCATGGACGTGTCGCCCAAGCAGATCGTCTCGATCAACACGTCGCTGATCCCCTTCCTGGAGCACGACGACGCCAACCGCGCGCTCATGGGTTCCAACATGCAGTCGCAGGCCGTGCCGCTCGTGCGCGCCGACAGCCCCGCCGTGGGCACGGGCGTCGAGGAGCGCGTGGTCACGGACTCCGGCACCAGCGTCATCAGCGACGTGACGGGCCGCGTGAGCTACGTGGACGCCCGCGTGATCCAGGTCACGCTGACCGAGGACGCGCCGCAGGCGGGCATGGTGACGGGCAACATCCGCACCTTCGAACTCGTGCGCTTCACCCGCTCGAACCAGGGCACCAACCTCGATCAACACCCCATCGTGGGCGTTGGCGACGAGGTGCGGCCCGGTCAGGTCATCGCCGACGGCCCCGCCTCCGACCTCGGGCGTCTCGCGCTGGGGCAGAACATCACCATCGCCATCATGCCCTTCGACGGCTTCAACTTCGAGGACGCGATCTGCATCTCGGAGGGGCTGGTTCGCAAGGACTTCTACACCTCGGTCCACATCGAGAAGGACGAGATCGAGGCGCGCGACACCAAGCTCGGGCCGGAAAAGATCACGCGGGATATCCCCGGTCTCAGCGAGGCCGCGCTGCGTGACCTCGACGAGGACGGCATCGTACGCGTGGGGGCGGAAGTCAAGCCCGGCGACATCCTCGTCGGCAAGACCAGCTTCAAGGGCGAGAGCGAGCCGACCCCGGAAGAGCGGTTGCTCCGCAGCATCTTCGGCGAGAAGGCCCGCGAGGTGAAGGACACCTCCCTGCGCGTGCAGTCCGGCCAGGGCGGCATCGTGGTGAAGACGGTGCGCTTCCGCCGGGGCGACGAGGGCGTGGACCTCAAGCCCGGCGTGCGCGAGATGGTGCGCGTGTACGTGGCCCAGAAGCGCCAGCTTCAGGTGGGCGACAAGGTGGCGAACCGCCACGGAAACAAGGGCGTCGTGTCCAAGATTCTCCCGCCGGAGGACATGCCCTACCTGGAAGACGGCACCCCCGTCGACCTCGTGTTCAACCCGCTCGGCGTGCCCAGCCGCATGAACCTCGGCCAGATTCTGGAGACGCACCTCGGCGAGGTCGCGCGCCTGACCGGGCAGAAGTTCGTGACGCCCGTGTTCGACTCGGCCACTGAGATCGCCATCAAGGAGATGCTGGAGGTCGCCGCCGCCGAACGCCTGCAACGCCGCAAGGACGAGGGCTTCGAGGTGGACAAGCGCGAGCAGGAGGTGCTGGAGCGCGCCGCCAAGGTGGGCGTCATCAGCCCCCCCAACGGCGAGTACGAGCCTGCCCAGATGCAGCTCGCCCGCACCGGCAAGAGCATCCTGTTCGACGGACGCACGGGCGAGCCGATCTCCGGCCCGGTCGTGGTGGGCACCATGTACGTCATGAAGCTCTACCACATGGTCGAGGACAAGCTGCACGCCCGCTCGACCGGCCCGTACTCCCTCATCACCCAGCAGCCGCTCGGCGGCAAGGCGCAGTTCGGCGGTCAGCGCTTCGGCGAGATGGAAGTGTGGGCGCTCGAGGCCTACGGCGCGGCGCACACCCTCCAGGAGATGCTCACCATCAAGTCCGACGACATCGACGGACGCGACGCCGCCTACCAGAGCATCGTCAAGGGTGAGGAAGTGTCGGGCAGCACCATCCCCGAGTCCTTCAAGGTGCTCGTGAAGGAGCTGCACTCGCTGGGCCTCGATGTCGAAGTGCTCGACAACGGGGACCGTGCGGTGGACATCTTTGAAGGGATGATGCCTAAGCGCTGACGCGCTGTCTAAAGGTCAAACGGTCTGACTGTCAAACAACAGAGCGCCCCATGCCGTGAAGCGGTTTGACGGTTAGACCTTCAGACGGTTAGACCACCTCCCCAAGCCTCCATTCCCAGGAGCCTGAATGAAAGACTTCAACAAGGTCCGCATCGCCATCGCCAGCCCCGCGAAGATTCGCGAGTGGTCGTTCGGCGAGGTCGAGAAGCCGGAAACCATCAACTACCGCACCCTGAAGCCCGAGCGCGAGGGCCTCTTCGACGAGCGCATCTTCGGGCCGATGAAGGACTACGAGTGCGCCTGCGGCAAATACAAGCGCCAGCGCTACGAGGGCAAGGTCTGCGAGCGCTGCGGCGTCGAGGTGACGAGCAGCAAGGTCCGGCGCTACCGCATGGGCCACATCGACCTCGCCACGCCCGCCGCGCACATCTGGTACGTGAAGGACACGCCGAGCAAGATCGGCACCCTGCTCGACCTCAGCGCCGGGCAACTGGAGAAGGTGCTGTACTTCTCCTCCTTCCTCGTGACCCAGCCCCTGAACGCGCAGAAGGACGGGCGTCCCTTGAAGCGCGGCGAACTCCTGACCGACGACGAGTACCGCGAGCTGCGCTTCGGGCGGCAGGAGACCTACGCCATCCCGAACGGGCAGGAGGCGAACATCCGCGACGGCGAGTACGTGACGCGCGGGCAGTCGCTCGGCGGCAACGTCGTCTCGAAGATGGACGGCCTCGCGCAGTACCGCTTCCCGCGCCGCGCCGAGATCGCCTACGCCGAGCAGGTGGAGGCCAGCCTGCCCCTGCCCGCCGACGTGCTGGTGGAGCAGGAAGCCTTCCGCGCGGGCGACATCCTCAGCGAACTCGAAGGTGACGTGCAGATCACCTCGCCGGTGGACGGCACCGCCTTCCTGGTGGACCTGGGTGAGGACAGCGTGCTGATCGAGCTGCGCGATACCGTGGCCGCCCCCGAACCCGTGGAGGGTGAGGAGGAGCAGGAGCAGGCCGCGCCGCAGGGCGAGCTGCTGGCCCGCGTGTACGTGCCGCACGGCATGAGCGTGGGGGTCGTTCAGGGCGAGATCGTGGAGGCCGGGGCCGTGCTGGCGACCGCCGGGGCGGGCAGCCGCCTGCGCGTGAGCCGCGACAGCCGCCTCAGCGAAGTCACCTTTCCCAAGAAGAAGGGCGACGTGAAGGTGAGCGTCCACTGGACCCGCCGCGCCGAGTACCCCATCAACCCGACGATGCATGTGCTGGTCGGCGACGGCTCCGAGGTCCGCAAGGGCCAGAAGGTCGTCGGGGCCATCGACAAGGACGAGGAGATCGTGGCGGGGGCCGACGGCGTGATCACGCTGCACGCGCCCGCGAGCATCATCGTCTCGAAGGCGAAGGTGTACGCCTATCAGGACGAACCCCTCGTCGTGAACGGCGACCGCGTGGAGCCGGGCGACGAGCTGGCCGACTCCGGCAACCTCAGAAGCGAGATCAGCGGGCGCATCGAGATCGACCTCGTGCGCAAGCAGGTGCGCGTCATCGAGTCCTACGACTTCGAGGCCAAGATGGGCGCGGAGGCGGTCAAGGAACTCCTCGACGACCTCGACCTCGACGTGCTGGAGGCCGAACTCGGCGAGCAGATGAAGGACTCCTCGCGCCACAAGCGCGCGAAGGCCCGCAAGCGGCTGGAGGTGACGCGCGCCTTCAAGCGCAGCGGCAACAGCCCCTCGTGGATGATCATGGAGACGGTGCCGGTGATGCCGCCCGACCTGCGCCCGATGGTGCAGGTGGACGGTGGGCGCTTCGCCACCTCCGACCTCAACGACCTGTACCGCCGCCTGATCAACCGCAACAACCGCCTCAAGAAGCTGATCGGCCAGGGCGCGCCCGATATGATCATCCGCAACGAGAAGCGGATGCTTCAGGAGGCCGTGGACGCGCTGATCGACAACGGGCGGCGCGGCAGCCCCGTCACCAACCCCGGCTCCGACCGCAGCCTGCGCTCGCTGACCGACCTGCTCGGCGGCAAGCAGGGCCGCTTCCGGCAGAACCTGCTCGGCAAGCGCGTGGACTACTCGGGCCGCTCGGTGATCGTGGTCGGCCCCCAGCTCAAGCTGCACCAGTGCGGGGTCCCCAAGCGCATGGCCCTCGAACTCTTCAAGCCGTTCCTGTTCAAGGTGCTGGAGGAGAAGGGCGAGGTCACCAACATCAAGCAGGCCCGCAAGATGCTGGAGCGCTACCGCGACACGCGGGACAGCGTGTGGGACGCGCTGGAAGAGGTCATCGAGGACAAGGTGGTGCTGCTCAACCGCGCGCCCACCCTGCACCGCCTCGGCATCCAGGCGTTCGAGCCGGTGCTCGTGGAGGGCCAGAGCATCCAGCTTCACCCGCTCGTCTGTGAGGCGTTCAACGCCGACTTCGACGGCGACCAGATGGCGATCCACGTCCCGCTGAGCGCGCAGGCGCAGGCGGAGGCGCGCATCCAGATGCTCTCGGCCCACAACCTGCTCTCGCCCGCGAACGGCGAGCCGAACGTCAAGCCCAGCCGCGACATCATCCTCGGCATCTTCACGCTGACGCAACTTCGCCGCGACAACCTCGGCGCGGGCAGTGAGTTCGGCAGCGAGCAGGACGCCCTGGCCGCGCTGGACGAGGGCCGGGTCGCGCTGAACACGCCGATCACCGTGAACGGGCAGGAGACCAGTCCGGGCCGCGTCAAGTACGTCTTTTCCAGCCCCGACGAGGCGATCATGGCCGTCGAGCGCGGCGGGATCGACTACCAGGATCACGTCCGCATCCGCCTGAACGGCACGGTGTACGAGACGAGCGCCGGGCGCGTGATGTTCCGCCGCCTCGTGCAGGAGGCGCTGGGGAACCAGGCGCACCTCGTCGACACGCTCGTGAACCTCGACACCGCCTACGAGAAGGACAACCTCAAGGACATGATCATGGGGTGCTTCAAGCACCTCGGGATCGAGGCCACCGCCGGGCTGCTCGACGCCCTGAAGGACAGCGGCTTCAAGCTCTCCACGACCTCCGGCATCACCATCGGCATCGACGACATCGTGCTGCCGCCCAACAAGGGCGAGCTGCTGGCCGAGGCCGACGAGAAGCTCAAGGAGATCGAGCAGAACTACGAGTTCGGCTTCATGACCGAAGACGAGCGCTACAAGCAGGTCGTGCAGCTCTGGAACGACACCACCGACGCCGTGAAGAACGCGGTGTTCGACAACTTCAGCCAGAACTACCCCTTCAACCCGCTGTGGATCATGAGCCAGTCGGGGGCGCGCGGCAACCCGCAGCAGATTCGCCAGCTCGCCGGCATGCGCGGCCTGATGGCCCGCCCGGACGGCTCGACCATCGAGGTGCCGATCAAGGCGTCCTTCCGCGAGGGCCTGACGGTGCTCGAGTACTTCATCTCCACCCACGGGGCGCGTAAGGGTGGCGCGGACACGGCGCTTCGCACGGCGGACTCGGGCTACCTGACCCGCAAGCTGGTGGACGTGGCCCACGAGGTCGTCGTCCGCGACGTGGACTGCGGCACCACCGACTACACGGTGATTCCCCTCGGCGCGACCGACGAGCGGACGGGCGAGTGGCGCAGCCGCAAGGGCAGCGAGATCGAGACCTCGATCTATGGCCGCACCCTCACCGCCGACGTGGAGCTGTCGGACGGGCGCACCCTCGCCGCCGACACGATGCTCAGCCTGGAGGACGTGAAGGCGATCACGCGGGACGCGAAGGCGCTCGGTGAGGTGTTCGTCCGCACGCCGCTGAACTGCCGCGTCAAGGCGGGCGTGTGCCAGAAGTGCTACGGCTACGACCTCTCGCAGGCCAAGCCCGTCTCGATGGGTGAGGCGGTCGGCGTGGTCGCGGCGGAGTCCATCGGCGAGCCGGGCACGCAGCTCACGATGCGGACCTTCCACACGGGCGGCGTGGCGGGCGGCGGCGATATCACGATGGGTCTGCCGCGCGTGATCGAGCTGTTCGAGGCCAGGAAGCCCAAGAACCAGGCGGTCGTCGCCGACCGCGACGGCGTGGTCCGCATCGAGGAGGAGGAGGAGCGTTACCTCGTCCGCATCGAGGCCGACGACGAGCAGTACTCCTCCAAGACCGCCACGAAGATCGGCAAGGCCCTGCGCCTCGTCGTCCGCGACGGCGACCGGGTGGAGGCGGGCCAGCCGCTCACGCGCGGCGCGGTGAACCCCCACGACCTCCTGCTCTACCGCGACACGGACGCCGCCCAGCGGTATCTCGTGGAGGAAGTGCAGCGCGTGTACCGCTCGCAGGGCGTGAAGGTCCACGACAAGCACATCGAGGTCATCGTCCGGCAGATGCTGCGTTACGTGGAGATCACCGACGGCGGCGACACCGACCTGCTCGAGGGTCAGACGGTCGAGCGCTGGGAAGTGGACCAGGCGAACGAGGCGCTGGCGTTGCAGGACGGCAAGACGCCCTCCTCGTGGAAGCCGGTGCTGCTCGGCATCACCAAGAGCAGCCTGACGACGAAGAGCTGGCTGTCTGCCGCCTCCTTCCAGCACACGACGCACGTGCTGACGGAAGCCTCCATGCGCGGGCAGGTGGACGACCTGATCGGCCTGAAGGAGAACGTGATTCTCGGCAAGCTGATCCCGGCGGGCACGGGCCTCACCACCGTCCGCGAGATGCAGGTGGCCGACGACCGCACGCTGGAGAAGTACGGCGACGAGAGCCGCAGCCCCGACTCGGTGACGGGCACGCAGCGCTACGACGACACGCGCCCCGGCAGCACGACCATCTCCCCCAGCTACGGCGACTGAAGCCCGGCTGAACTCGAAGACCCCCACTCGGCGACGGGTGGGGGCTTTTGCTTGGTACATTCACCGTGAGGAGGCGTCGTGGAAGAGCATCACCGGGAAGCGCTGACAAAACCTATTCTGCCAGTGGAACTGACGCAGCCCGGATTTTGGGCTGTCTTCTTACCCGAACTTGTGGCCTGGGAAGACAAGTACCTGGAGTGGGTCAAGAACCTTGAACACTATTCCTTCAACGGCTTCAGCGAGTCGGTCTTCTGCCCCGAACTCATCTTGACGCTGCCATACGGCTATCGCCTGGTTCTTTCACTCAATGCCTCGGTCAGCCATCACTATTCAGAATTCTACTACTACCTTAAGAACGCCGATCTCCCTGATGGCGGGTTGCTAGGACACAGCGATTGTCACTGCCAGCTTCCCATCTTCCGATGGGCAGAAGCATTGAAACTCGCTCAAGTTATCCAGAAAGCCAACCCGATGTTACCCGCCGGGACAGCACTCCTTCTACTGTGGCATACGCTTTGGTTGAATGACTCCGAATTTCAGGAAGCAAAGCTTATACTTCTCTCAGTCCTTGATGGTCTTAAACTCAAGCCCGGTCCAGAACTCACAAACCCGCTCCGAACCTCATATGAGGGTCAAGCGGCGACGGGCGAGCTGCCGGATGTGGAGTTTGAGTGGTGGGAAATTCAACCTGGGGATTGGGCAAACAATAGCTTGTACAGTTTACGAAGCATTACGGCTTTTCCAGGTACAAAGTGGAACGACCCTACCCGCAAAAAATTCAACCGGGTGCTAGAGAAATTGGGCGTGAGCAGTTCAAACCCTACCCTTTGACCTCCTGATCGTCGTAAAGCCCCGCGTAATGCCGTCCCAGATTGACCAGAAATTGCATCTCCTCCTGCGTCGTCCGCGCGCTCAACCGCGTTTCGAAACTTAGTAATAGCGCCCCATAAGCGAGGGACGCCGCCCCCAGGATGGCGAGGACCACCGGGGCGAAGCCGAACGACGTGCCGAAGAGGGACGCCGAGCCGATCAGGATGCTCGTCAGCACGAGGAGGGCGACGGCGAGGTACAGGGCCGTCATCGCCCGCTGGATGATGCGGCTGCGGTGGGCGAGGCGCGGAAGCTGGCGGATGATCATCTGCTTTTCCTCGCGTGCCAGGGCTTCCTGCTGCCCGCTCTCGCTCACGAGGACCTTGAAGCGCGCGGTGAGGTGCCGCACCCGGTCGGTCGTGCGGCCCAGGCGGGTGCTCGTGCTCATGAGGAGGGTGCCCGCGCCGCTGATCAGGACGGCGGGGGTGATCATCGCCGTGAGGACGCCGAGGTTGGGGTCGGGTGCGGCCATGCGGTCAGGGTAGAGCGGGCGGCGCGGGAGCGGAGGCCGTCGTTTACTCGGAACGTAACTCGAAGCTGCTGCAAATCCCACTCGTGCGCGGCGGGCAACGCCCATCGCTGACGCCGAAGTTGCCCTTCTCGTCGCCGATGATGACGAGGCGGACGGGCTGGGCGTTACGGCGAATCTCGGTGCTGGTCGTCGTCCTGTCAGCGTCCAGTACGTGGACGATCAGGTTGCCCCGCGCAG encodes:
- a CDS encoding DNA-directed RNA polymerase subunit beta', coding for MKDFNKVRIAIASPAKIREWSFGEVEKPETINYRTLKPEREGLFDERIFGPMKDYECACGKYKRQRYEGKVCERCGVEVTSSKVRRYRMGHIDLATPAAHIWYVKDTPSKIGTLLDLSAGQLEKVLYFSSFLVTQPLNAQKDGRPLKRGELLTDDEYRELRFGRQETYAIPNGQEANIRDGEYVTRGQSLGGNVVSKMDGLAQYRFPRRAEIAYAEQVEASLPLPADVLVEQEAFRAGDILSELEGDVQITSPVDGTAFLVDLGEDSVLIELRDTVAAPEPVEGEEEQEQAAPQGELLARVYVPHGMSVGVVQGEIVEAGAVLATAGAGSRLRVSRDSRLSEVTFPKKKGDVKVSVHWTRRAEYPINPTMHVLVGDGSEVRKGQKVVGAIDKDEEIVAGADGVITLHAPASIIVSKAKVYAYQDEPLVVNGDRVEPGDELADSGNLRSEISGRIEIDLVRKQVRVIESYDFEAKMGAEAVKELLDDLDLDVLEAELGEQMKDSSRHKRAKARKRLEVTRAFKRSGNSPSWMIMETVPVMPPDLRPMVQVDGGRFATSDLNDLYRRLINRNNRLKKLIGQGAPDMIIRNEKRMLQEAVDALIDNGRRGSPVTNPGSDRSLRSLTDLLGGKQGRFRQNLLGKRVDYSGRSVIVVGPQLKLHQCGVPKRMALELFKPFLFKVLEEKGEVTNIKQARKMLERYRDTRDSVWDALEEVIEDKVVLLNRAPTLHRLGIQAFEPVLVEGQSIQLHPLVCEAFNADFDGDQMAIHVPLSAQAQAEARIQMLSAHNLLSPANGEPNVKPSRDIILGIFTLTQLRRDNLGAGSEFGSEQDALAALDEGRVALNTPITVNGQETSPGRVKYVFSSPDEAIMAVERGGIDYQDHVRIRLNGTVYETSAGRVMFRRLVQEALGNQAHLVDTLVNLDTAYEKDNLKDMIMGCFKHLGIEATAGLLDALKDSGFKLSTTSGITIGIDDIVLPPNKGELLAEADEKLKEIEQNYEFGFMTEDERYKQVVQLWNDTTDAVKNAVFDNFSQNYPFNPLWIMSQSGARGNPQQIRQLAGMRGLMARPDGSTIEVPIKASFREGLTVLEYFISTHGARKGGADTALRTADSGYLTRKLVDVAHEVVVRDVDCGTTDYTVIPLGATDERTGEWRSRKGSEIETSIYGRTLTADVELSDGRTLAADTMLSLEDVKAITRDAKALGEVFVRTPLNCRVKAGVCQKCYGYDLSQAKPVSMGEAVGVVAAESIGEPGTQLTMRTFHTGGVAGGGDITMGLPRVIELFEARKPKNQAVVADRDGVVRIEEEEERYLVRIEADDEQYSSKTATKIGKALRLVVRDGDRVEAGQPLTRGAVNPHDLLLYRDTDAAQRYLVEEVQRVYRSQGVKVHDKHIEVIVRQMLRYVEITDGGDTDLLEGQTVERWEVDQANEALALQDGKTPSSWKPVLLGITKSSLTTKSWLSAASFQHTTHVLTEASMRGQVDDLIGLKENVILGKLIPAGTGLTTVREMQVADDRTLEKYGDESRSPDSVTGTQRYDDTRPGSTTISPSYGD
- a CDS encoding DUF2721 domain-containing protein is translated as MAAPDPNLGVLTAMITPAVLISGAGTLLMSTSTRLGRTTDRVRHLTARFKVLVSESGQQEALAREEKQMIIRQLPRLAHRSRIIQRAMTALYLAVALLVLTSILIGSASLFGTSFGFAPVVLAILGAASLAYGALLLSFETRLSARTTQEEMQFLVNLGRHYAGLYDDQEVKG